DNA from Desulfatiglans sp.:
TTTAAAAGAAAAGGGCACACTGGATAAATATGAAGGGGATGCGATCATTGCCTTTCTTGGCGCACCGATGAGTATCCCTGATCATACACTCCGTGCATGCAGGGCAGCTATTGAAATGCAGAACAGGCTGGTTGATCTTCGTAAAAAATGGGGAACAGAAAAACAGATGGAGGGAGAGCCTGACAGAAATATAAAAAGGGTTCCATCCGAGATTTGGAACCCAGGTGATAAATGGCCAAAGGTTGTGCATGAAATGAGAATGCGCATAGGGATTAACAGCGGCGAGATTGTTATTGGCAACATGGGGAGCAAAATGCGCATGAACTATACGATGATGGGTGATGCGGTTAACCTGGCAGCGCGCCTTGAGGCAGGCGCAAAACAGTATGGTATATACACAGCAGTTAGTGAACATACCCTTAACATGGAGTATATTAATGAAAAGGGTGAAAATGATCGTGCCATTAATCATGTGGAAGCGCGTTTTATTGATAACATTATTGTTGTAGGGAGATCAGAGCCAGTGAAGATTTTTGAACTATTTGCCATGAAAGGCGGGCTCACCGGGCATGAAAAGGAGCTTTTTAACCTCTTTGATCAGGGCATAAACAATTATCTTGATATGCAATGGAAAAGAGCCATAGAGTGTTTCAGGGAATCCCTCAAATTTGAACGTTACCCTGATGCAAAGACAAATCCATCAGAAGTATATATTAAAAGATGTGAAGAGTATCTGGATAATCCGCCTGCAGCGCCAGGTGAAATATGGGATGGGGTATACAGGCTGACTGAGAAATAGTATTAAAATATTTTCTCACTATCAAGCAGGATGGTAACAGGGCCGTCATTAATCAGGTGCACATCCATTGTCGCCTGGAAAATTCCTGTAGCTACCTCAATATTCTGCTCTTTTATCAGCCCGATAAATTTTTCATAAAGAGGGATGGCCTTTTCAGGCCTTGCAGCCTCAATAAATGATGGCCTTCTGCCTTTCCTGCAGTCACCCCAGAGGGTAAATTGTGAGACCACAAGGGCTGCACCCTTTATGTCGATAAGAGAGAGGTTCATAAGATCATCTGCGTCAGGGAATATCCTCAGGTTTATTATTTTATTGGCCATATACTCGCATTCTTTTTCCGTATCTCGTTCACCAACACCCAAAAAGACAAGAAGGCCCTTTGATATGGCACCCACAACCTTACCCTCAATCTCCACTCTTGCCTCTTTTACCCTTTGAACAACCGCCCGCATAAGTATATCCTGCTCCTTGATTAAATAAGATAAACCTATTATGTTACGAACCTATTTTCAAGAAAAAGGTTTTGGACTTATGTCTTCAGTTATACTTATCAACCCCTGGATATATGACTTTGCTGCTCATGATCTATGGTCAAAGCCCCTTGGCCTGCTTTATATTGCAGGATTATTAAGGGGGATGGGATTGAATGTGCACTTAATAGACTGCATGGATAAAAACAACCCGGATATGGTGAAAAGCTTTTCAGCCAAAAAACCGGTGGTTAAAAAATATGGCACAGGAAAATACTTCAGGGAAGAGATAGAAAAGCCTGGTTCATTAAAAGATATCCCCCGCAAATACAGCCGATATGGCATTAAACCTGATATATACAGGAGACTATTAACCTCAATTGAGAAACCTTCTGCAATACTTGTAACATCGCTTATGACATACTGGTACCCCGGTGTCATTGATGCAATAAAAATCGCAAGAGAGATACACCCCGGTATCCCTGTTATTCTTGGTGGTATCTATGCAAGACTTTGCCCTGACCATGCAAGGGAATATTCCGGGGCTGATTATGTGGCAAATGAAATAAACCTGGATAACATCTCATCGTTACCTGATATACTGAGGAGGTATGATATCCCTTTATCGAGGCATGCCTTGTCTCTACATGATAATTTCTCCTTTTATCCGGCCTTTGATACATACAATAAAATTGACTATGTAACCATCCAGACATCAACAGGCTGCCCATACAGTTGTAAATACTGCGCAAGCAGGTTTCTTTATCCAGTTTTTAAAAGAAGAGACCCTGATGATGTTATCTCTGAAATCATACACTGGCACACCAAATATGATGTAACTGACTTTGCATTTTATGATGATGCCCTTTTAGTTGATTCAGACAGGCATATTGTTCCTATCCTCGAAAAATTACGGAGTAACAACATCAGTGTCAGGTTTCACACACCGAATGCTATTCATGTAAAGGAGATTACTCCTGATATAGCGAGGCTGCTTTTTTCTTCAGGGTTCACCACAATCAGGCTTGGCCTTGAGACATCAGATATGGATATGCACAGAGATCTGGATAAAAAGATTGCCCTTGGCGATTTTGAGGCCGCAGTAAAAAATCTGAATGAGGCAGGGTATAGCAAAAAGGATATTGGCGCATATATACTGATGGGGCTCCCTGGTCAATCAGTGGAGTCTGTTACAGAAACTGTGATCTTTGCTGACAAGGCAGGCGCGATGCCCTACCTTGCTGAATACTCCCCTCTCCCTGAAACACCTATGTGGGAGGTATCAGTAGCCTGCGCAAGGTTTGATATCAAAAGCGACCCCATATTTCATAATAACTGCCTTTTGTCCTGCTGGAGCGATGAGCAGATGAAAAAGTTACCTGCGCTGAAAACCCTGGTAAAAAAAATCAGAGAGGCATGACCCTCTTTTTCATCATTGACAAATAGAGACGAATAATAAATTATCGCATCAGCTTGTTTTCTTAACAGAACCAGTTAACCAGGATGACCATATTTTAAAAGGGGGCCAACAGATGGAAAAGGAATGGGCACAACTTACCGCAGAAGAAAAGAGAGAAAAAAGATTCATGAGCTGGCTTTATCCAGAAGATATTGCCTTTAATAACCCTGAAGCACAGGAGGCTT
Protein-coding regions in this window:
- a CDS encoding D-tyrosyl-tRNA(Tyr) deacylase — encoded protein: MRAVVQRVKEARVEIEGKVVGAISKGLLVFLGVGERDTEKECEYMANKIINLRIFPDADDLMNLSLIDIKGAALVVSQFTLWGDCRKGRRPSFIEAARPEKAIPLYEKFIGLIKEQNIEVATGIFQATMDVHLINDGPVTILLDSEKIF
- a CDS encoding radical SAM protein, which translates into the protein MSSVILINPWIYDFAAHDLWSKPLGLLYIAGLLRGMGLNVHLIDCMDKNNPDMVKSFSAKKPVVKKYGTGKYFREEIEKPGSLKDIPRKYSRYGIKPDIYRRLLTSIEKPSAILVTSLMTYWYPGVIDAIKIAREIHPGIPVILGGIYARLCPDHAREYSGADYVANEINLDNISSLPDILRRYDIPLSRHALSLHDNFSFYPAFDTYNKIDYVTIQTSTGCPYSCKYCASRFLYPVFKRRDPDDVISEIIHWHTKYDVTDFAFYDDALLVDSDRHIVPILEKLRSNNISVRFHTPNAIHVKEITPDIARLLFSSGFTTIRLGLETSDMDMHRDLDKKIALGDFEAAVKNLNEAGYSKKDIGAYILMGLPGQSVESVTETVIFADKAGAMPYLAEYSPLPETPMWEVSVACARFDIKSDPIFHNNCLLSCWSDEQMKKLPALKTLVKKIREA